In a single window of the Niabella ginsenosidivorans genome:
- a CDS encoding response regulator transcription factor yields the protein MSAAKQTIAIVDDHPVVLEGLVKLLNKEKSFAVAGSFATAGGLLQFLQQQFVNIVLLDVALPDGNGMELCREIKALAPQTIVLAFSNYNERGAILKMLQNGASGYILKSAAAEEIIHCMHDALAGRLAFSGEVHRILSVTEPQTSAPQPVSLTAREKEILQMIATGSTTPQIAKTLYLSKFTVENHRKNLLQKLQVKNVAELIAAAAKQGII from the coding sequence ATGTCAGCAGCTAAACAAACCATTGCTATAGTAGATGACCATCCTGTTGTACTGGAAGGGCTGGTAAAACTGCTAAACAAAGAAAAGAGTTTTGCGGTGGCCGGCAGCTTTGCAACTGCCGGAGGTCTTTTGCAGTTTTTACAACAGCAGTTTGTAAATATTGTTTTGCTGGATGTAGCCCTGCCGGATGGTAATGGTATGGAGCTGTGCCGGGAAATAAAAGCTCTTGCCCCCCAAACCATCGTGCTGGCGTTTAGTAATTATAATGAGCGGGGCGCTATTCTTAAAATGCTTCAGAACGGCGCCAGCGGTTATATATTGAAAAGCGCCGCGGCGGAGGAAATTATTCATTGTATGCATGATGCGCTGGCCGGCCGGCTTGCCTTTAGCGGGGAAGTACACAGGATCCTTTCCGTTACAGAGCCGCAAACATCCGCTCCACAGCCCGTTTCCCTTACAGCGCGGGAAAAAGAAATTCTGCAAATGATCGCTACCGGAAGCACCACACCGCAAATAGCCAAAACACTATACCTGAGCAAGTTTACGGTAGAGAATCATCGTAAAAACCTGCTGCAGAAATTACAGGTTAAGAATGTGGCGGAGCTGATTGCAGCAGCGGCAAAGCAGGGCATTATTTAG
- a CDS encoding ferritin family protein has translation MGFDQYHEPPEELSQPVRTFARMIQSLIEEAEAIDWYEQRIHVEKDREAKKIMKHAQEEEFIHFAMDLEFLLRKKKEWRLIMKNVLFKEGDIIENAEKAEDKAEGE, from the coding sequence ATGGGATTTGATCAGTACCATGAACCGCCGGAAGAGCTGTCGCAACCGGTGCGCACCTTTGCCCGGATGATACAATCATTGATTGAAGAAGCTGAGGCCATTGACTGGTATGAGCAACGCATTCATGTGGAAAAAGACCGGGAGGCCAAAAAGATCATGAAGCACGCCCAGGAAGAAGAGTTCATCCATTTTGCTATGGACCTGGAATTCCTGCTGCGCAAGAAAAAAGAATGGCGCCTTATTATGAAAAATGTGCTGTTCAAGGAAGGCGATATTATCGAAAACGCGGAAAAAGCGGAGGATAAGGCAGAAGGGGAGTAA
- a CDS encoding helix-turn-helix domain-containing protein — protein MKTIRTQLQLTQRELAALLGISASIICMYEKGQRNLPAKALKLAQLQLQLQQTPLQKTAKLHARQQAHLLKVEKVLNAHARKAAADALCISLLLSKMQERYNLLCRKLAFIQELMQEATPATRQMSLLQNMELDVQAAMDHCGPARQQVAAYKLATLKARQQAALQTQYFVKQTLRG, from the coding sequence ATGAAAACGATCAGGACCCAATTGCAACTGACCCAGCGTGAGCTGGCGGCCCTGCTGGGCATATCTGCCAGCATTATTTGTATGTATGAAAAGGGGCAACGCAACCTGCCGGCCAAAGCCCTGAAGCTGGCACAACTGCAGTTACAGCTGCAGCAAACACCGCTGCAAAAGACGGCAAAACTGCATGCCCGCCAGCAGGCGCACCTGCTAAAGGTGGAAAAAGTGCTGAACGCACATGCCCGCAAGGCGGCAGCGGATGCGCTGTGCATTAGTTTATTGCTTAGCAAAATGCAGGAGCGCTATAACCTGCTGTGCCGGAAACTGGCTTTTATACAGGAGCTGATGCAGGAGGCTACGCCTGCCACGCGGCAAATGAGCCTGCTGCAAAACATGGAGCTGGATGTGCAGGCGGCTATGGACCACTGCGGCCCTGCGCGCCAGCAGGTGGCCGCATATAAGCTGGCTACCTTAAAGGCCCGGCAGCAGGCTGCTTTGCAAACGCAGTATTTTGTAAAGCAAACCCTGCGGGGATGA
- a CDS encoding ABC transporter permease: MAINTVGLAVGIAACLLVFLLIQYETGFDNFHKNKERIYRVVAANKTPEGMSYSQGSALPVAEALRADYPQLEQVARIYARNDQQITIINDKAHTPQKKFKEQVFYAEPEFFSIFNFPFLAGDPKTALAEINTVVLTRQIAEKYFGNWHTAIGNLIKYNDNIFKVTGILQNTPVNTDFPLQVVFSFKSSVQEDISKDWIAQDGSLNTFVVLPENMPAEQLESDLKALVKKYTPAEYANQGYILQPLHNIHYERAFGTFSGKTFSKELITALSLISLFLLIIACINFINLATAQAVNRSKEVGIRKVLGSSKMQLIIQFLSETFLITLASVIIAVGVAFIALPLLNHLLQTSVKIQFGYSLMVFLCSLIMGVTLLSGFYPAIVLSGFNPIAVLKNKFTGKTAGGFSMRKALVVFQFAIAQILIIGTLVVVHQMNFFQNADVGFDKEAIITVPTANDTARSKLDALKMQLQQQTGIKDLSLSGFSPMDQAGWDDDFIFDNAAKKAGFKADLKWADANYFTTYNIAFIAGRPYNPADTVNGFVVNEMMAKKLGFTNPEGIIGKKISFWDGKINAPVVGVVKDFNGYSLKEEMKPIVLSSNSMFFRLFNIKIQPQQMKQTLAAIERLWNKTYPDFIYEYQFLDEKIAGFYRQEHQLSQLFKIFAGIAIFISCLGLYGFVSFMAVQRTKEVGIRKVLGASAGSILYLFSKEFTLLIGIAFLIASPIAYYLMHRWLQNFAYRVHLGMGLFLLTILIAEVIAWLTVGYQAIKASVANPVKSLRME; this comes from the coding sequence ATGGCTATTAATACCGTTGGGTTAGCCGTAGGCATTGCCGCCTGCCTGCTTGTGTTCTTATTAATTCAATATGAAACCGGGTTTGATAATTTTCATAAAAACAAAGAACGCATTTACAGGGTAGTAGCCGCAAACAAAACACCGGAGGGAATGAGTTATTCGCAGGGGAGTGCCCTTCCCGTAGCAGAAGCACTGCGGGCAGATTATCCGCAGCTGGAACAGGTTGCCCGCATCTATGCGCGGAACGATCAGCAGATCACCATAATAAATGATAAAGCCCATACACCACAAAAAAAATTTAAAGAACAGGTGTTTTACGCCGAACCCGAATTCTTCAGCATATTCAATTTTCCCTTCCTGGCGGGCGATCCAAAAACAGCTTTAGCGGAAATCAATACCGTTGTGCTGACACGGCAGATCGCAGAAAAATATTTTGGAAACTGGCATACCGCCATCGGTAACCTGATTAAGTATAATGACAATATTTTCAAGGTAACCGGTATCCTGCAAAATACACCAGTCAATACCGACTTTCCGCTGCAGGTAGTGTTTTCTTTTAAATCCTCGGTACAGGAAGATATTTCAAAGGACTGGATCGCCCAGGACGGATCTTTGAACACCTTCGTGGTGCTTCCCGAAAACATGCCGGCAGAGCAGCTGGAAAGCGATCTCAAGGCTTTAGTGAAAAAGTACACGCCGGCCGAATATGCAAACCAGGGTTATATATTACAACCGTTACACAATATACACTATGAGCGCGCGTTTGGAACTTTTAGCGGCAAAACCTTCAGTAAAGAACTAATCACCGCGTTAAGCTTAATAAGTTTGTTCCTGTTAATTATTGCCTGCATTAACTTTATCAACCTGGCTACGGCACAGGCCGTAAACCGTTCAAAAGAAGTAGGCATCCGAAAAGTTTTGGGCAGCAGCAAAATGCAGCTGATCATCCAGTTCTTAAGTGAAACCTTCCTCATTACGCTGGCTTCTGTTATTATAGCTGTAGGGGTAGCCTTTATTGCATTGCCGTTGCTGAACCATTTGTTACAAACATCCGTAAAGATACAGTTCGGTTATTCTTTAATGGTCTTTTTATGCAGCCTCATTATGGGTGTTACCTTATTATCCGGCTTTTATCCCGCCATTGTTTTGTCGGGCTTTAATCCCATTGCCGTTCTTAAAAATAAATTTACCGGCAAAACGGCGGGTGGTTTTTCTATGAGGAAGGCGCTGGTTGTTTTTCAGTTTGCCATTGCACAAATTTTGATCATTGGCACATTAGTGGTGGTGCACCAGATGAATTTTTTTCAAAATGCGGATGTGGGTTTTGACAAAGAGGCCATCATTACAGTGCCGACAGCTAATGACACGGCCCGCTCTAAGTTGGATGCATTAAAAATGCAACTGCAGCAACAGACCGGGATAAAAGATCTGAGTCTCAGCGGGTTCAGCCCTATGGATCAGGCAGGTTGGGACGATGATTTCATATTCGATAACGCCGCAAAAAAAGCAGGGTTCAAAGCCGACTTGAAATGGGCCGATGCCAATTATTTTACAACCTATAATATTGCGTTCATCGCGGGCAGACCCTATAACCCCGCCGATACCGTAAACGGGTTTGTGGTCAATGAAATGATGGCAAAAAAATTAGGGTTTACAAATCCCGAAGGCATCATTGGTAAAAAAATAAGTTTTTGGGATGGAAAAATAAATGCCCCGGTTGTGGGGGTGGTAAAAGATTTTAACGGCTATTCGCTGAAGGAGGAAATGAAACCAATAGTGCTTAGTTCAAACAGCATGTTCTTCCGGCTGTTCAATATAAAAATACAACCGCAACAGATGAAGCAAACACTGGCGGCAATAGAACGGCTTTGGAACAAGACCTACCCCGATTTTATTTACGAATACCAGTTCCTGGATGAGAAGATTGCCGGCTTTTACAGGCAGGAGCACCAGCTCTCCCAATTGTTCAAAATATTTGCGGGCATTGCCATATTTATTTCCTGCCTGGGCCTGTATGGCTTTGTTTCCTTTATGGCCGTGCAGCGTACCAAAGAAGTAGGCATCCGTAAGGTATTGGGCGCATCCGCAGGCAGCATCCTTTATCTGTTCTCAAAAGAATTTACGCTGCTCATCGGCATCGCATTTTTAATTGCCAGCCCAATAGCCTATTACTTAATGCACCGGTGGCTGCAAAATTTTGCATACCGGGTCCATTTGGGCATGGGGCTGTTTTTATTAACCATTTTAATTGCCGAAGTGATTGCATGGCTTACCGTGGGCTACCAGGCAATAAAGGCATCAGTGGCCAACCCCGTAAAGAGTTTAAGAATGGAATAA
- a CDS encoding peptidoglycan recognition protein family protein has protein sequence MPVKQQKEEAIALLNFLQAHYFNAAVRLKNIQTWCMGPDRNWADIPYHYLIAPDGTVYEGRNPLTTGETNTEYDPGGHLLICFLGNYGQQELSPHLLDVLIRLIAQLCKQYNISPETISSHQDHSKITDCSGKNIYPYFQCGYVKNRVKELLKQQ, from the coding sequence TTGCCGGTAAAGCAGCAGAAAGAAGAGGCAATAGCGTTGCTGAACTTTTTGCAGGCGCACTATTTCAATGCCGCTGTACGGCTAAAAAATATACAAACCTGGTGTATGGGGCCTGACCGTAACTGGGCAGACATTCCTTATCATTACCTTATTGCACCCGATGGTACGGTTTATGAAGGCCGCAACCCGCTTACCACAGGTGAAACCAATACGGAGTATGACCCCGGCGGGCATTTGTTGATCTGTTTCCTGGGTAATTACGGGCAGCAGGAACTTAGCCCGCATCTGCTGGATGTGCTCATCCGGCTCATAGCACAGCTTTGCAAACAGTACAACATATCGCCGGAAACAATTTCCTCCCACCAGGATCATAGCAAAATAACGGACTGCTCCGGTAAAAATATTTATCCCTATTTTCAATGCGGGTATGTGAAAAATAGGGTAAAGGAGCTGCTGAAGCAGCAATAG
- a CDS encoding tetratricopeptide repeat-containing sensor histidine kinase: protein MKTLLGLLMGLIPLCSFTQEFYGQRYTDSLEHIINAPGKPEAKAMACFYLFDKWLDADSVKAGKYLKLGEKLSSNDPFVHTVAGYYKAREISNRLPDAAIQLFYTTEKKLEADTSNESLAYRSKCWREYAKLFHLNKDDPETYLNTLLNNAIPLAQRAGDSLYLGKLYTDVGIAFKNLQNFPKAIEYLKQAITLLEKTGNSFPCLASAYHTLSESYSLSLEPKPAEQLLQKMYNLLQPYPDDPAWLDYYAGRSMQLTVAEQFDSSLAAANKGILLAGKLKRVYPGQRLLLQKFYALYNKNEFKKATDVGLQLTRSKPFVDIFANRILIYNALALTYAQLKDSGNAYLWLRKYSALSDSLAKSNLEAKVSALEVKFRNAENQKKITALNAANIKATLDARNSRLWNAMLGLSTAFLFITLVLGYLFYRNTKRTLAQKEAIKIAQAMVTAQEEERSRIARDLHDGLGSMLSGVKINLAAVADEQPATAVKTALMKATDQLGSSIQELRQISRNMMPEMLLKLGLETSLKDLCLLLQTPDLSIQCHCANIQPAIPPQKQVTVYRIVQELLTNAIKHAGARHVLLQCVQQATTLLITIEDDGKGFTHPLPENTGGIGWKNIQTRVAYLNGSIDVMNLPGGSGTSINIQLDVSS, encoded by the coding sequence ATGAAAACGCTACTTGGCTTATTGATGGGCCTGATACCCCTGTGTAGCTTTACGCAGGAGTTTTATGGCCAGCGCTATACAGACAGCCTGGAGCATATTATTAATGCCCCTGGTAAGCCTGAAGCAAAGGCCATGGCCTGCTTTTACCTGTTTGATAAATGGCTGGATGCCGACAGTGTAAAAGCGGGCAAATACCTGAAGTTGGGAGAAAAGCTAAGCAGCAATGACCCTTTTGTGCATACGGTTGCCGGCTACTATAAGGCGCGGGAGATCAGTAACCGCCTGCCAGACGCTGCCATACAGCTGTTTTATACAACCGAAAAAAAGCTGGAAGCGGATACCTCCAACGAATCATTAGCTTACCGGTCAAAATGCTGGCGGGAATACGCCAAATTGTTTCATCTTAATAAGGATGATCCGGAAACTTACCTGAATACCTTATTAAATAATGCCATCCCCCTGGCGCAGCGCGCCGGCGACAGTTTATACCTGGGCAAGCTTTATACAGATGTAGGCATTGCCTTTAAAAACCTGCAGAATTTTCCAAAGGCCATAGAATATTTAAAGCAGGCAATTACTTTACTGGAAAAAACCGGCAACTCCTTTCCCTGCCTTGCATCGGCCTACCATACACTGTCTGAAAGTTACTCCCTATCCCTGGAGCCAAAGCCGGCGGAGCAGCTGCTTCAAAAAATGTACAACCTGTTACAGCCTTACCCGGATGATCCGGCATGGCTGGATTATTACGCAGGCAGGAGCATGCAACTGACCGTGGCGGAGCAGTTTGACAGTTCCCTGGCTGCGGCAAACAAAGGCATCCTGCTGGCCGGGAAATTGAAAAGGGTGTATCCGGGGCAACGGTTATTATTACAAAAATTTTATGCCCTTTATAATAAAAATGAATTTAAAAAAGCAACAGATGTAGGCTTGCAGCTTACCAGGAGCAAACCGTTTGTAGATATATTTGCCAACCGGATTTTAATTTACAATGCCCTGGCCTTAACCTATGCGCAATTAAAAGATTCCGGCAATGCTTATTTGTGGCTGCGAAAATACAGTGCGTTGAGTGACAGTCTTGCTAAAAGCAACCTGGAGGCTAAGGTGAGCGCCCTCGAAGTAAAATTCAGAAATGCGGAAAATCAAAAAAAGATCACAGCACTAAACGCCGCCAACATCAAAGCCACGCTGGATGCCAGGAACAGCAGGTTGTGGAATGCCATGCTGGGGCTTAGTACCGCCTTTTTATTTATTACCCTTGTGCTGGGATATTTATTTTACCGCAACACTAAAAGAACGCTGGCTCAAAAAGAAGCAATAAAAATTGCCCAGGCTATGGTGACAGCACAGGAAGAGGAGCGCTCCCGCATTGCACGGGACCTGCACGATGGTCTTGGAAGCATGCTTTCCGGCGTAAAGATCAACCTGGCGGCTGTAGCAGATGAGCAGCCGGCAACAGCGGTAAAAACGGCGTTAATGAAAGCAACGGATCAGCTTGGCAGCTCCATACAGGAGCTGCGGCAAATATCGCGCAATATGATGCCGGAAATGCTGCTGAAACTGGGGCTGGAAACGTCGCTCAAAGACCTCTGCCTGTTGTTACAAACTCCGGACCTCAGTATTCAATGCCATTGTGCCAATATTCAGCCTGCTATTCCCCCGCAAAAGCAGGTAACCGTGTACCGCATTGTACAGGAGTTGCTCACCAATGCAATAAAACATGCGGGCGCGCGCCATGTTTTGCTCCAGTGCGTTCAGCAGGCAACTACCTTGCTGATCACTATTGAAGATGATGGTAAAGGCTTTACCCATCCGCTGCCGGAAAATACCGGCGGCATTGGCTGGAAGAATATACAGACCCGCGTAGCGTATTTAAACGGCAGTATTGATGTAATGAACCTGCCGGGCGGATCAGGCACCTCAATAAATATTCAGTTAGATGTCAGCAGCTAA
- a CDS encoding nuclease A inhibitor family protein: MNTADFLARLQEHTQGVLFISESEYPFEPQNLGVLKGAALPAAIAARSGAQAAQVKTIDAQQFLAKIERGADPGDAPIAANLQKIKALFAFLTTQLTSLQVYRIEAGVQVPVYILGTLPDQTVAGVKTTSIES; the protein is encoded by the coding sequence ATGAATACAGCTGATTTTTTAGCCCGATTGCAGGAGCATACACAAGGTGTTCTTTTTATAAGTGAATCAGAATACCCGTTTGAGCCCCAAAACCTGGGGGTACTGAAGGGCGCTGCCCTGCCCGCTGCTATTGCAGCGCGTTCCGGTGCGCAGGCAGCACAGGTAAAAACCATTGATGCGCAACAGTTCCTTGCCAAAATTGAGCGCGGCGCAGACCCTGGTGATGCGCCCATTGCCGCCAACCTGCAAAAAATAAAAGCCCTTTTTGCATTTTTAACTACACAACTTACAAGCCTGCAGGTGTACCGGATAGAAGCCGGCGTACAGGTGCCCGTTTACATCCTGGGCACATTGCCGGACCAGACGGTTGCAGGTGTAAAAACAACCTCCATAGAATCATAA
- a CDS encoding IS110 family RNA-guided transposase: protein MSNLVSFEQHNACAAAIDIGSKRIFVSCDGITVKSYDTFTFSYRKCIEDLRSQQVKTVCMEATGVYWIALHELLEQAGFCVCLVNPKEVKQVKGRKTDVADACWMQKMFSAGLVRQSYIPAGRLKELRMLMREREDIISMGSSYVNKMQKALELMNIKLTEVISQITGVSGIRMIEAILRGERDGKVLLSLCHKSIKDKKADEVLMALEGNYNESWLFLLEQNLKLWKIHEQQILIVDQRMEVLLSFLEQGSSFVAPVHKEKPVRHHKPMIKDLNQKLLNIYGVDAGCLPGVTNYSMLKLLGETGTDLSRFPTEKHYVSWCGLSPGHNQSGSRSRKAKMKNSSRVGQIFREIAQSLLNSKPIAIGTFIRRIRTRKGPAIAIKAGARKIAIAFYNLLTKGTAYLEQGAAKYEQQLKQREQQYLLKLATKHNLKLVEI, encoded by the coding sequence ATGTCAAATTTAGTCAGTTTTGAACAACACAATGCGTGTGCAGCCGCTATTGATATCGGCTCAAAGAGAATCTTCGTTTCCTGTGATGGGATTACGGTTAAAAGTTACGATACTTTTACGTTTAGCTATCGTAAGTGTATTGAAGATCTTAGGAGCCAGCAGGTGAAAACTGTATGTATGGAGGCTACAGGCGTCTACTGGATTGCGCTGCATGAGCTGCTGGAGCAAGCCGGTTTCTGTGTATGCCTGGTAAATCCCAAAGAGGTAAAGCAGGTAAAAGGTCGGAAGACAGATGTTGCGGATGCCTGTTGGATGCAGAAAATGTTTAGTGCAGGATTGGTACGGCAAAGCTATATACCGGCCGGTAGATTGAAAGAACTCCGGATGCTAATGCGGGAGCGGGAAGATATTATCAGTATGGGCAGCAGTTATGTAAATAAAATGCAGAAGGCATTAGAGTTGATGAACATCAAATTGACGGAGGTTATTTCTCAGATTACTGGTGTCAGTGGTATCCGTATGATAGAGGCGATCCTTAGAGGGGAAAGGGACGGAAAGGTATTATTAAGCCTGTGTCACAAAAGTATAAAAGATAAAAAGGCAGACGAGGTATTGATGGCCTTAGAAGGCAACTACAATGAAAGCTGGCTGTTCTTGTTGGAACAGAACCTCAAGCTTTGGAAAATTCATGAGCAGCAAATACTCATAGTAGATCAGCGTATGGAAGTGTTGCTTTCTTTTCTGGAGCAAGGTAGTTCATTTGTAGCGCCGGTACATAAGGAGAAGCCCGTACGCCATCATAAGCCAATGATTAAGGATTTAAATCAAAAATTGCTCAATATATACGGTGTAGATGCGGGCTGTCTGCCGGGAGTAACCAACTATTCTATGTTGAAGCTGCTGGGAGAAACAGGTACCGATCTGAGTAGATTTCCTACGGAAAAGCATTATGTAAGCTGGTGCGGGCTTTCCCCTGGTCATAACCAAAGCGGCAGCCGCAGCAGGAAAGCAAAAATGAAAAACAGTTCCAGAGTGGGCCAGATATTCAGGGAGATCGCACAATCGCTGCTCAATAGCAAACCTATAGCCATTGGAACATTTATACGCAGAATACGCACCAGGAAAGGTCCCGCAATTGCAATAAAAGCAGGAGCCAGAAAAATTGCTATTGCATTTTATAACTTACTGACTAAAGGGACAGCTTATTTAGAACAAGGAGCTGCTAAATATGAACAGCAATTAAAGCAACGCGAGCAACAGTATTTATTGAAACTGGCTACAAAACACAACTTGAAATTAGTTGAAATATAG
- a CDS encoding YdeI/OmpD-associated family protein: protein MAPHQKLKFSTTLLQSGKTATGIKIPDQLIEKLNAGKKPAVKVTINGFTYRSTVAVMGGAFMVGVSAENRAGAKVNGGDLIDVAIELDTEPREVEIPVEFKKALDKNAKAKKVFETLSNSRKKALTLPVANAKAAETKQRNITKAIDVLTGAGK, encoded by the coding sequence ATGGCCCCTCATCAAAAATTAAAATTCAGCACTACATTGCTGCAATCCGGTAAAACAGCCACGGGTATAAAAATTCCGGATCAGCTTATTGAAAAACTAAATGCAGGTAAAAAACCAGCCGTTAAAGTTACCATCAATGGGTTTACTTACCGGAGCACCGTGGCGGTAATGGGTGGCGCCTTTATGGTGGGAGTAAGCGCAGAGAACCGTGCAGGTGCCAAAGTAAACGGAGGTGATCTGATTGATGTGGCAATTGAGCTGGATACGGAACCCCGTGAAGTGGAAATACCGGTTGAGTTTAAAAAAGCACTGGACAAAAATGCAAAAGCAAAAAAAGTATTTGAAACATTGTCCAACAGCAGGAAAAAGGCACTTACATTGCCTGTTGCTAATGCAAAAGCCGCGGAAACCAAACAAAGAAATATTACCAAAGCGATCGACGTTTTAACGGGAGCCGGTAAATAA
- a CDS encoding DNA/RNA non-specific endonuclease, with amino-acid sequence MKQINYLLALLLLVAAYSCTKYPPIDVPPTDKDSSYTVIESFESGRKAAYALADVELRTGSWSFNDALIGNTAADTRDSTWSVRLRNGSITTNFKITGLQKVYVLSATYGNDGPSTWNFQTSADGQTFTNVGNPVTVSSKTFQLDSFLITGTQPVQVRIIKTGTTRVNIDNIIFSGASNNPGFRDPTDTLPGGGGDTTVPAAGRYVTPGPDAPPATGDNSNLLFGNPSNADSVLTLADNYLINQYYYIESYSSSRATPNWVAWHLDNTNTTGVADRQDNFAAWAGLYNGWYKVQSSSYMGSGYDRGHNCPSADRTSSEEANSATFLMTNMIPQTPQNNQQTWNNLEQYIRTQVAAGKEAYVIMGSYGNAGTIDNGHITVPTNVWKVVVFLDNGNDDLSRVTANTRVLAVNTPNTSTVSSDWKQYITTVRDIETATGYNLLSRLSTDVQNAVETQKDPG; translated from the coding sequence ATGAAACAAATAAATTATCTCCTGGCGCTGCTCCTGCTGGTAGCCGCCTACAGCTGTACCAAATACCCGCCTATAGATGTGCCCCCAACGGATAAGGACAGCAGCTACACTGTTATTGAAAGTTTTGAATCAGGCCGTAAAGCTGCCTATGCGCTTGCGGATGTGGAACTGCGGACAGGTTCCTGGTCCTTTAATGATGCCCTTATTGGCAACACGGCTGCCGATACCAGGGACAGTACCTGGTCTGTACGGTTACGGAACGGAAGCATTACCACCAATTTCAAAATTACCGGCCTACAGAAAGTATATGTGCTTTCAGCTACTTATGGAAACGATGGCCCTTCTACCTGGAACTTTCAAACCAGTGCGGATGGGCAAACCTTTACCAACGTAGGCAACCCGGTTACAGTAAGCAGCAAAACTTTTCAGCTGGATAGTTTTTTGATTACCGGCACCCAGCCGGTGCAGGTGCGTATCATAAAAACCGGTACCACCCGTGTTAATATTGATAATATTATTTTTTCCGGGGCTTCCAATAACCCCGGCTTCAGAGATCCGACGGATACGCTTCCGGGCGGTGGCGGAGATACTACCGTGCCCGCAGCCGGTCGGTATGTAACACCGGGGCCGGATGCACCACCGGCTACAGGCGATAATTCCAACCTGCTGTTTGGCAATCCCTCCAATGCAGATTCGGTGCTGACCCTGGCCGATAATTACCTCATTAATCAGTATTATTACATCGAATCCTACTCCAGCTCCAGGGCTACGCCCAACTGGGTAGCCTGGCACCTGGATAATACCAATACGACCGGTGTGGCAGACCGGCAGGATAATTTTGCCGCCTGGGCAGGCCTGTACAACGGCTGGTATAAAGTACAATCCAGCTCTTATATGGGCTCCGGTTACGACCGCGGGCATAACTGCCCCAGTGCAGACCGTACCAGCAGTGAGGAAGCTAACTCTGCAACGTTTTTAATGACCAATATGATCCCGCAAACGCCGCAAAACAACCAGCAAACCTGGAACAACCTGGAGCAATACATCCGTACCCAGGTGGCAGCGGGTAAGGAAGCCTATGTGATCATGGGCAGCTATGGCAATGCCGGCACTATAGACAATGGTCACATTACAGTGCCCACCAATGTATGGAAGGTGGTGGTGTTCCTGGATAACGGGAATGATGACCTTTCAAGGGTAACTGCCAATACCAGGGTGCTGGCCGTAAACACGCCCAACACCAGCACGGTAAGCTCCGACTGGAAGCAATACATTACCACGGTGCGGGATATTGAAACCGCAACCGGGTACAACCTGCTTTCCAGGCTGAGCACCGATGTGCAAAATGCTGTTGAAACACAAAAAGACCCCGGGTAA